The nucleotide sequence ACCGCGGCCTCCCCGTGCCCGGGTATTGGCCGGCGGTACTTCTTGTGATAGACTCAGGCAAGAGGTGCTGGAATTCCAGGCACCCTCGGCCCATGAAGGTCCACTGCGACCGGGCTGAAATTCGTCGAACCTGATCCTGTGAGGAAAAAGGGTTGAAATGGGGAGTGGACTTTGGCACGTCTGTTTGGGACGGACGGGGTGCGAGGAGTGGCCAATGCCGATCTGACCCCGGAATTGGCTTTTCGCCTCGGCCGTGCGGCGGCCTACGTGCTGGCTCTCGGGTCGGAAGACGGGGGTGCCGATGAGGACAAGCGTATCGCCGTGGGCAGGGATACCCGGGCGTCCGGTGATCTTTTGGAATCGGCTCTTATTGCGGGTATCCTCTCAGCGGGGGTTTCGGTCCTGCGACTGGGCGTCGTGCCCACCCCTGGCGTGGCACGCTTGACCCGTACCTTGTCCTGTTCGGCGGGGGCGATGATTTCGGCCTCCCACAATCCGGTGGAGGATAATGGCATCAAGTTTTTTGGCGCAGACGGCTTTAAACTTCAGGATGAAGTTGAAGATGCGATCGAGGCAGCGATGGAAGGTGACAGTTGGGCCCGGATTCCCCGCCCGGCTGGGATCGGAGTGGGACGGATTGTAGACGGCCGAGATCAGGTGGCCAAGTATGTCGAATTCCTCACCGAGACGGTCCGGTCTCGCTTCGATGGGCTGAAAGTGGTCATAGATTGTGCTTACGGGGCCGCCTACCGGATCGCCCCCGAAGTGTTTCGGCGGCTGGGCGCCGAGGTGGTGGTCATCAACGATCGCCCCACCGGCGACAACATCAACGTGGGTTGCGGTTCCACCCATCCGGAAGTGATTCAGGAGGCGGTTCTCCGCCACGGTGGGGAGGTCGGTCTTTCCTTTGACGGCGATGCGGACCGGTTAATCGCCGTGGATGAAAAAGGGGAGCGGATCGATGGAGATCATATTCTCGCCATCTGCGCCAGGCGGTTGAAACAGCACG is from Kyrpidia tusciae DSM 2912 and encodes:
- the glmM gene encoding phosphoglucosamine mutase — encoded protein: MARLFGTDGVRGVANADLTPELAFRLGRAAAYVLALGSEDGGADEDKRIAVGRDTRASGDLLESALIAGILSAGVSVLRLGVVPTPGVARLTRTLSCSAGAMISASHNPVEDNGIKFFGADGFKLQDEVEDAIEAAMEGDSWARIPRPAGIGVGRIVDGRDQVAKYVEFLTETVRSRFDGLKVVIDCAYGAAYRIAPEVFRRLGAEVVVINDRPTGDNINVGCGSTHPEVIQEAVLRHGGEVGLSFDGDADRLIAVDEKGERIDGDHILAICARRLKQHGELDGDTVVATVMSNVGLEKSLKQAGISLVRTAVGDRYVMEEMVRGGYVLGGEQSGHIIFLRHNTTGDGILTALQLVDTMVASARPLSELREVMTTYPQKLVNVRVADKHELGGNVSIRDEIRRVQEQLGRDGRVLVRPSGTEPLVRIMVEGPDASAVDAAANRLARVIQRELGSGDGPVTP